Proteins encoded in a region of the Sphingomonas japonica genome:
- a CDS encoding DUF1153 domain-containing protein, with protein sequence MIENQKIRPAKVIGPLGEPLTLDTLPPPSTTRWVVRRKAEVVAAVNGGLLTVDEVCDRYGLTVEEFAGWQRAIDRSGMPGLRVTRIQHYRSLYERQRKY encoded by the coding sequence ATGATCGAGAACCAGAAAATTCGGCCTGCCAAGGTCATCGGCCCGCTCGGCGAGCCGCTGACGCTCGACACGCTGCCGCCGCCCAGCACCACGCGCTGGGTCGTTCGGCGCAAGGCGGAAGTGGTCGCGGCAGTCAATGGCGGGTTGCTTACCGTGGACGAGGTCTGCGACCGATATGGCCTCACCGTCGAGGAATTCGCCGGATGGCAGCGCGCGATCGACCGTTCCGGGATGCCCGGCCTGCGCGTGACGCGCATCCAGCATTACCGTTCGCTGTACGAGCGCCAGCGCAAATATTGA
- a CDS encoding DUF445 domain-containing protein: MSLFQRVPRPGDAVPQPLRRMRLIATGLLVAMACLFLAARWMEARHGGGWGYVQAFAEAAMVGGLADWFAVTALFRHPLGLPIPHTAIVPRNKDRIGDTLAVFLKDNFLTPGVVARRMQHIDVARAAGRWLSDPPGGSGGRLRYGASRLAADLLESLDPERLGGMVKGALSSQLRALRIAPLLGQAMEAAIADGRHAPLLDGIIRWASRILESNQHLIRAMVHDRAGSILRWTGLDETLANKIIDGLERLVEEMAEDPTHPLRLKAEEGLARLATDLQNDAEAQAKVEAFKAELLDNPALGDWWQGVWETARAGMLRMARDPDAMMAGRLGDAMRQLGGTLQSDPALARTINRFVRRAAVGAAADYGDAIVRLVSDTVRGWDTRTITGRLENAVGRDLQYIRVNGTLVGGLVGLVIHAVDVGL, translated from the coding sequence ATGAGCCTGTTCCAGCGCGTCCCCCGGCCGGGGGACGCCGTCCCCCAGCCGCTGCGGCGCATGCGCCTGATCGCCACCGGGCTGCTGGTAGCGATGGCATGCCTGTTCCTTGCGGCGCGCTGGATGGAGGCACGCCACGGCGGCGGCTGGGGCTATGTCCAGGCGTTCGCCGAAGCGGCGATGGTCGGCGGGCTGGCCGACTGGTTCGCGGTCACCGCCCTGTTCCGCCACCCGCTCGGCCTGCCGATCCCGCATACCGCGATCGTGCCGCGTAACAAGGACCGCATCGGCGACACGCTGGCGGTGTTCCTCAAGGACAATTTCCTGACCCCTGGCGTCGTCGCGCGGCGGATGCAGCATATCGATGTCGCACGCGCAGCCGGGCGCTGGCTGTCCGATCCGCCCGGCGGCAGCGGTGGGCGGCTGCGCTACGGCGCGTCGCGGCTTGCTGCCGACCTGCTCGAATCGCTCGATCCCGAACGTCTGGGCGGAATGGTCAAGGGCGCTCTGTCTTCGCAGCTGCGCGCGCTTCGCATCGCTCCGCTGCTGGGGCAAGCGATGGAAGCCGCGATCGCCGATGGCCGCCACGCACCTTTGCTCGACGGCATCATCCGCTGGGCGTCGCGTATCCTTGAAAGCAACCAGCACCTCATCCGCGCGATGGTGCATGATCGCGCCGGGTCGATCCTGCGCTGGACCGGGCTCGACGAGACGCTGGCCAACAAGATCATTGACGGGCTGGAGCGGCTGGTCGAGGAAATGGCCGAGGACCCCACGCATCCGCTACGGCTCAAGGCGGAGGAGGGGCTGGCCCGGCTGGCCACCGACCTCCAAAATGATGCCGAGGCGCAGGCCAAGGTCGAAGCGTTCAAGGCCGAACTGCTCGACAATCCGGCGCTTGGCGACTGGTGGCAGGGCGTTTGGGAAACCGCGCGCGCCGGCATGCTCCGCATGGCCCGCGATCCCGACGCGATGATGGCCGGACGGCTGGGCGACGCGATGCGTCAACTCGGCGGAACATTGCAGAGCGATCCCGCGCTTGCCCGCACGATCAACCGCTTCGTGCGGCGTGCTGCGGTCGGTGCCGCGGCCGATTATGGCGATGCCATCGTGCGGCTGGTTTCCGATACGGTGCGCGGCTGGGATACGCGCACGATCACCGGCCGGCTCGAGAATGCGGTCGGGCGCGATCTGCAGTATATTCGCGTCAACGGCACGCTGGTCGGCGGGCTGGTCGGCCTTGTCATCCATGCCGTCGATGTCGGGCTGTGA
- a CDS encoding PhzF family phenazine biosynthesis protein produces MKLPFAQVDAFADRPFTGNPAAVIPLDAWLDDAVLQAIAAENNLSETAFVVPDPSGATDYELRWFTPAIEVALCGHATLASGHVLLSGDPARDRVTFATRKAGTLWVERHDSGYRMALPTYRAEPKPLPNTLAALGLAHADATLWHPGGYSLVVLGSADSVRAVRPDFRALTGSEDILTIVTAPGSEADVVSRVFAPFAGIDEDPVTGSAHAVLTPYWSDRLGRETFTAFQASVRGGRVTCELAGDQTLLTGQCVTVIEGWFRL; encoded by the coding sequence ATGAAGCTGCCGTTCGCGCAGGTCGATGCGTTCGCCGATCGTCCGTTCACCGGCAATCCCGCGGCGGTGATCCCGCTCGATGCCTGGCTGGACGACGCCGTCCTCCAGGCGATCGCCGCGGAGAACAACCTGAGCGAGACCGCGTTCGTCGTTCCTGACCCAAGCGGAGCGACGGACTATGAACTGCGCTGGTTCACGCCCGCGATCGAGGTCGCCTTGTGCGGTCATGCGACGCTGGCGAGCGGACATGTCCTGTTGTCGGGCGATCCCGCGCGCGACCGCGTGACCTTTGCCACGCGCAAGGCGGGAACGCTGTGGGTCGAACGGCACGACAGCGGCTATCGCATGGCCTTGCCCACCTACCGCGCCGAGCCGAAGCCGCTGCCGAACACGCTTGCAGCGCTTGGCCTCGCCCATGCCGACGCGACTTTGTGGCATCCCGGCGGCTACAGTCTGGTCGTGCTGGGCAGCGCCGACTCCGTGCGCGCGGTCCGGCCCGATTTCCGGGCGCTGACGGGCTCCGAAGATATCCTCACCATCGTCACTGCACCCGGAAGCGAAGCCGATGTCGTCAGCCGCGTGTTCGCGCCGTTCGCCGGCATCGACGAGGATCCGGTGACCGGTTCGGCGCATGCGGTGCTCACGCCCTATTGGTCCGACCGCCTCGGCCGCGAAACCTTTACCGCGTTCCAGGCCAGCGTGCGTGGCGGTCGGGTGACGTGCGAACTGGCGGGCGACCAAACGCTGCTGACCGGCCAATGCGTGACCGTGATCGAGGGATGGTTCCGGCTATAG
- a CDS encoding efflux RND transporter permease subunit has product MNFRNISAWSIRNPVAPIVLFLALTIAGIVSFVRMDVNQDPDIEFPVAIVVISQPGAAPSELETQITQRVEAAVRGVQGIDQIESNITEGQSTTIVQLDIGTPIDRAVTDVREAVNTIRGDLPEGILEPQVYRANTTDNDLASFTAITTDMTVEELSWYVDNTVAKELLSVPGLSTVDRIGGVDREIRVILDPLKLQSQGLTASQVNQALRQVNVDAAGGRAEIAGSEQSVRVLGNADTAFALGQTQISVGAGRSVRLADIAEVRDLYGERRSTAEYNGKQVLTFDIKRSKGASDVTVFHEAQAKLEALEKRNPDVRFELLFNNVEQTEDQYNSAIEAMVEGAILAVIVVFLFLRDWRATIISALAIPLSAIPTFWFLDMMNFTLNQMTLLALSLVAGVLVDDAIVEIENIVRHMRMGKSAYQASIDAADEIGLAVLATTMAIVAVFLPVGLMPGISGQFFKNFGLTVVAAVLMSLAVARLITPMIAAYFLKSHGHASHGESWIMDRYVGILRWTLRHRWVAIVGGAASLVATVLVFMQLPQTFQPTQDNDNSTASIEMVPGTTLEQTKAVVDRVANLLAAQPAVADVYARSYVGNGRVTAKLKDQDERDVTSIEFERDLAPELNKIPDARVSFQSQFGWGSSGRDMTITLGGEDPELLNQTAIKIMAEMSRLPTLVAPRISGDLQRPEIVITPRLDLAASLGVTTQALSSAIRIATLGDIDQNSARFSLSDRQIPIRVALAEDSRERLSTIENLPVPTQSGGAVPLNVVADISFGSGPTRVDRINQQRRLMLGADLAPGVISGDAQKQIDALPTMQNLPIGVTRLTLGQAKWQAEMITNFIVAVVSGILLVFAVLVLLYKRVMPPFVNMGSLLLAPLGGLIALWITGDAVSMPVYIGLLMLLGIVAKNSILLIDFALEEMEKGVDKFTAIVDAGHKRAQPIVMTTVAMVAGMVPTALSIGGANSWRAPMGVTVIGGLLLSTLLTLLLVPATFSLAVGIERWIGPRLSRRLLTYRPGDDGKPVGPAIDHQPGGHIGYRGDEGSQPAE; this is encoded by the coding sequence ATGAACTTCCGCAACATCTCGGCCTGGTCGATCCGCAATCCGGTGGCGCCGATCGTGCTGTTCCTCGCGCTCACCATCGCAGGGATCGTCAGCTTCGTGCGGATGGACGTCAACCAGGACCCAGACATCGAGTTTCCGGTCGCGATCGTCGTCATCAGCCAGCCGGGCGCTGCGCCGTCCGAGCTGGAAACGCAGATCACCCAGCGCGTCGAGGCGGCGGTGCGCGGCGTCCAGGGCATTGACCAGATCGAATCGAACATCACGGAAGGGCAGTCGACGACGATCGTCCAGCTCGACATCGGCACCCCCATCGACCGCGCCGTCACTGACGTACGCGAAGCGGTCAACACGATCCGCGGCGACTTGCCCGAAGGCATCCTCGAGCCGCAGGTCTACCGCGCCAACACCACCGACAACGATCTCGCCAGCTTTACCGCGATCACCACCGACATGACGGTCGAGGAATTGAGCTGGTATGTCGACAATACCGTAGCCAAAGAATTGCTGTCGGTTCCCGGCCTGTCGACCGTCGATCGCATCGGCGGCGTCGATCGCGAGATCCGCGTGATCCTCGATCCCCTGAAGCTGCAGTCGCAGGGGCTGACCGCCAGCCAGGTCAACCAGGCGCTGCGCCAGGTCAATGTCGATGCCGCGGGCGGTCGTGCGGAGATCGCCGGTTCCGAACAATCGGTGCGCGTGCTCGGCAATGCCGACACCGCGTTCGCGCTCGGCCAGACGCAGATCTCGGTCGGTGCAGGGCGCAGCGTCCGCCTCGCCGATATCGCCGAGGTGCGCGACCTGTATGGCGAGCGGCGCTCGACCGCAGAATATAACGGCAAGCAGGTGCTGACTTTCGACATCAAGCGGTCGAAGGGCGCGTCCGACGTCACCGTCTTCCACGAAGCGCAGGCCAAGCTCGAGGCGCTGGAAAAGCGCAATCCCGATGTCCGCTTCGAACTGCTTTTCAACAATGTCGAGCAGACCGAGGATCAGTATAACAGCGCGATCGAGGCGATGGTCGAAGGCGCCATATTGGCGGTGATCGTCGTATTCCTGTTCCTGCGCGACTGGCGTGCGACGATCATCTCGGCGCTGGCGATCCCGTTGTCGGCGATCCCGACCTTCTGGTTCCTCGACATGATGAACTTCACGCTCAACCAGATGACGCTGCTGGCATTGAGCCTGGTCGCTGGCGTGCTGGTCGACGACGCCATCGTCGAGATCGAGAATATTGTGCGGCACATGCGGATGGGCAAATCCGCCTATCAGGCATCGATCGACGCCGCCGACGAGATCGGCCTCGCCGTGCTGGCGACGACGATGGCGATCGTCGCGGTGTTCCTGCCAGTCGGGCTCATGCCCGGCATCTCTGGACAGTTCTTCAAGAATTTCGGTCTCACCGTCGTGGCTGCCGTCCTGATGAGCTTGGCCGTGGCGCGGCTGATCACGCCGATGATCGCCGCCTATTTCCTGAAATCACACGGCCATGCCAGCCACGGCGAGAGCTGGATCATGGACCGCTATGTCGGCATCCTGCGCTGGACGCTGCGGCATCGCTGGGTGGCGATCGTCGGCGGTGCGGCGTCGCTGGTCGCGACGGTGCTGGTGTTCATGCAGTTGCCGCAGACCTTCCAGCCGACGCAGGACAACGACAATTCGACTGCGTCGATCGAGATGGTGCCAGGCACCACGCTCGAACAGACCAAGGCGGTGGTCGATCGCGTCGCCAACCTTCTTGCGGCGCAGCCCGCCGTGGCCGACGTCTATGCGCGCAGCTATGTCGGCAATGGCCGCGTCACTGCCAAGCTCAAGGATCAGGACGAGCGCGACGTCACCAGCATCGAGTTCGAACGCGACCTCGCGCCCGAACTCAACAAGATTCCCGACGCACGCGTGTCGTTCCAGTCGCAGTTCGGCTGGGGGTCGAGCGGGCGCGACATGACGATCACGCTAGGCGGCGAGGATCCCGAACTGCTCAACCAGACCGCGATCAAGATCATGGCCGAGATGAGCCGGTTGCCGACGCTGGTTGCGCCGCGCATTTCGGGCGACCTGCAACGGCCGGAGATCGTCATCACCCCGCGGCTCGACCTCGCCGCCAGCCTGGGCGTGACGACGCAGGCGCTGTCGAGCGCGATCCGTATCGCGACGCTTGGCGATATCGACCAGAACAGCGCACGCTTCTCTCTGTCGGATCGCCAGATCCCGATCCGCGTGGCGCTCGCAGAGGACTCGCGCGAACGGCTGTCGACGATCGAGAATCTGCCGGTGCCGACGCAGAGCGGCGGCGCGGTCCCGCTCAACGTCGTCGCCGATATCAGCTTCGGATCAGGCCCGACCCGCGTCGACCGCATCAACCAGCAGCGCCGCCTGATGCTCGGCGCCGATCTCGCGCCCGGCGTGATCTCGGGCGACGCGCAGAAGCAGATCGACGCCTTGCCGACGATGCAGAACCTGCCGATCGGGGTCACGCGACTGACGCTCGGCCAAGCCAAGTGGCAGGCGGAGATGATCACCAACTTCATCGTCGCGGTGGTGTCGGGAATCCTGCTCGTCTTCGCGGTGCTGGTGCTGCTCTACAAGCGGGTCATGCCACCCTTCGTCAACATGGGCTCGCTGCTGCTCGCGCCGCTGGGCGGGCTGATCGCGCTGTGGATCACCGGCGATGCGGTATCGATGCCGGTCTATATCGGGTTGCTGATGCTGCTCGGCATCGTCGCCAAGAACTCGATCCTGCTGATCGACTTCGCGCTCGAGGAGATGGAAAAGGGCGTCGACAAGTTCACAGCGATCGTCGACGCCGGGCACAAGCGCGCGCAGCCGATCGTGATGACGACGGTGGCGATGGTCGCGGGCATGGTGCCGACGGCGTTGTCGATCGGCGGCGCCAATTCGTGGCGCGCGCCGATGGGGGTGACGGTGATCGGCGGGTTGCTGCTGTCGACCCTGCTCACGCTGTTGCTGGTGCCGGCGACGTTCAGCTTGGCGGTGGGGATCGAGCGCTGGATCGGGCCGCGGCTGTCGCGGCGCCTGCTTACCTATCGTCCCGGCGACGACGGCAAGCCGGTGGGTCCGGCGATCGACCACCAGCCCGGCGGGCATATCGGCTATCGCGGCGACGAGGGATCGCAGCCGGCGGAGTGA
- a CDS encoding serine hydrolase domain-containing protein yields MRLPIVLFAALMLGGTTVVPPPSTDPLFAAGQGETRGVLMLIDGRVAQKRYAPGYSDANRFISWSMAKTITAMLVGELVADGRLQLDAPAPVAEWADDARRRITLRQLLHMASGLDHTEVGEPIENSDTNQILFVGGTQDMAARAIAKPLEAAPGQRFEYSSMTTLILSEIITRTLTDSREPRVRAAAYRRFAEERLLRPAGITTAFLEFDGAGTQIGGSILHMGLDDWGRIGTLLLDGRAADGTQVIAPGWLAFMKAPSPTNGHYGGQTWLNTAGADDALFPGKGPDTTVAALGHLGQYVIAARGTVPGTATPRSVVLVRLGKTQDDQLAAVRAALGDVLDPLVE; encoded by the coding sequence ATGCGCTTGCCTATCGTCCTCTTCGCCGCGTTGATGCTGGGGGGCACGACGGTCGTCCCCCCGCCTTCGACCGACCCGCTGTTCGCCGCAGGGCAAGGCGAGACGCGCGGCGTGCTGATGCTGATCGACGGCAGGGTCGCGCAAAAGCGCTATGCGCCGGGCTATTCCGACGCCAACCGCTTCATCAGCTGGTCGATGGCCAAGACGATCACGGCGATGCTGGTCGGCGAACTGGTCGCCGACGGACGACTGCAACTCGACGCGCCCGCTCCGGTCGCCGAATGGGCGGACGACGCACGCCGTCGCATCACGCTGCGGCAATTGCTGCACATGGCCTCGGGGCTCGACCATACCGAAGTCGGCGAACCGATCGAGAATTCGGACACCAACCAGATCCTGTTCGTCGGCGGCACGCAGGACATGGCGGCACGCGCGATCGCCAAGCCGCTCGAGGCGGCGCCGGGGCAGCGGTTCGAATACAGCTCGATGACGACGCTGATCCTGTCGGAGATCATCACCCGCACGTTGACCGACAGCCGCGAGCCGCGGGTGCGGGCGGCGGCGTATCGACGCTTTGCGGAGGAACGGTTGCTGCGCCCCGCCGGGATCACCACCGCGTTCCTCGAATTCGACGGTGCAGGGACACAGATTGGCGGGTCGATCCTGCACATGGGGCTGGACGACTGGGGACGGATCGGCACGCTGCTGCTGGACGGGCGGGCTGCGGACGGAACACAGGTAATTGCGCCCGGCTGGCTGGCCTTCATGAAGGCGCCGTCGCCGACCAACGGCCATTATGGGGGGCAGACGTGGCTCAACACGGCGGGGGCGGACGACGCGCTCTTTCCGGGCAAAGGTCCGGACACGACGGTGGCGGCGCTGGGGCATCTCGGCCAGTATGTGATAGCCGCCCGGGGCACCGTTCCCGGCACGGCAACGCCGCGAAGCGTGGTGCTGGTGCGGCTCGGGAAGACCCAGGACGATCAGCTGGCCGCGGTGCGCGCGGCGCTTGGCGACGTGCTCGATCCGCTGGTCGAATAG
- a CDS encoding SIMPL domain-containing protein: MIRKLLISATALPLLALVPAAAQTQPAAQPPMLLDATLLDVVAEGRTTRVPDLATINAGVVTQSATAAAAMTANSAAMARVTAALKRAGVADRDIQTSTIGLSPQYRYAENQPPVITGYQASNRVTVRFRDIARSGTILDALVREGANSIDGPTLGLADPDPAMDEARTNAVKRARARAELYARAAGLRVERVLSISEQQQPPVGPMPVMMSARMEAKDATEVVPGEQDITAQLWVRFLLR; this comes from the coding sequence GTGATCCGCAAACTTCTGATTTCGGCGACCGCGCTGCCGCTGCTCGCGCTCGTCCCCGCCGCGGCGCAGACCCAGCCCGCTGCGCAACCGCCGATGCTGCTCGACGCGACGCTGCTCGACGTGGTTGCGGAAGGGCGCACGACGCGCGTCCCCGACCTTGCCACGATCAACGCCGGCGTGGTCACCCAGTCGGCAACCGCCGCGGCGGCGATGACCGCCAATTCCGCGGCGATGGCGCGGGTCACCGCAGCGCTCAAGCGGGCCGGCGTGGCCGACCGCGACATCCAGACCTCGACGATCGGGCTCAGCCCGCAATATCGCTATGCCGAGAACCAGCCGCCCGTCATCACCGGCTATCAGGCGTCGAACCGTGTCACGGTCCGGTTCCGCGATATCGCCCGCAGCGGCACGATCCTTGATGCGCTCGTCCGCGAAGGCGCCAACTCGATCGATGGTCCGACGCTGGGCCTGGCCGATCCCGATCCGGCGATGGACGAGGCCCGCACCAATGCCGTCAAGCGCGCCCGCGCCCGCGCCGAACTCTACGCCCGTGCCGCAGGGCTGCGCGTCGAACGTGTCCTGTCGATCAGCGAGCAGCAGCAACCGCCGGTCGGTCCGATGCCGGTGATGATGAGCGCGCGGATGGAAGCCAAGGACGCTACCGAGGTGGTGCCGGGCGAGCAGGACATCACCGCGCAGCTATGGGTGCGCTTCCTGCTGCGCTGA
- a CDS encoding GlsB/YeaQ/YmgE family stress response membrane protein: MGLIIWLIVGGVVGWLASIIMRTDAQQGIILNIVVGIVGAFIASLIFGQNINDGITVMSFLTSLVGAVILLAIVNLVRRGRVR, translated from the coding sequence ATGGGTTTGATTATCTGGCTTATTGTCGGCGGTGTCGTAGGCTGGCTCGCCAGCATCATCATGCGCACCGATGCACAGCAGGGCATCATCCTGAACATCGTCGTCGGCATCGTCGGTGCGTTCATCGCGTCGCTGATCTTCGGTCAGAACATCAATGACGGCATCACCGTGATGAGCTTCCTCACGTCGCTGGTGGGCGCGGTGATCCTGCTGGCGATCGTCAACCTCGTGCGCCGCGGCCGGGTCCGGTAA
- a CDS encoding efflux RND transporter periplasmic adaptor subunit, producing the protein MNYETGGIGPGEAIAIEDGREGRPRRRRWIIVAAILLIVAALAAAAYFFRSGEAEGEAGTAAPGAAAPAGGGQIPSVTVAVPGRVTVTKVVSGTGAIAARREMPVGVAGEGGLVTRVLVEPGSWVNSGQVLATVDRSVQAQTAASLAASVRVAQADADLAQAQLERANQLVDRGFISRADIDQRTATRDAAVARVRVAQAQLQEAQARNGRLDIRAPAAGLVLTRAVEPGQIVSSGSGVLFRVAMGGQMEMRAQLSESDLARVSVGVPAEIQPVGSEETFSGEVWQVSPVIDPQTRQGIARIAVRYDRALRPGGFASARIQTGATTAPMLPESAVLNDQQGSFVYILDAENKAQRRPVTVGDVSDAGVAIASGITGTERVVLTAGAFLNPGQKVVPTLTTLKR; encoded by the coding sequence ATGAACTATGAAACGGGTGGAATCGGACCGGGCGAGGCGATCGCGATCGAGGATGGTCGCGAAGGGCGTCCGCGCCGTCGGCGCTGGATCATCGTCGCTGCCATCCTCCTGATCGTCGCGGCGCTGGCGGCGGCGGCGTATTTCTTCCGCAGCGGCGAGGCCGAGGGCGAAGCTGGAACGGCTGCACCGGGCGCGGCGGCGCCCGCCGGTGGCGGCCAGATTCCCAGCGTCACCGTCGCCGTGCCCGGCCGCGTCACCGTGACCAAGGTGGTGAGCGGCACCGGCGCGATCGCCGCGCGCCGCGAGATGCCGGTCGGCGTCGCCGGCGAGGGCGGGCTGGTGACGCGCGTGCTGGTCGAGCCGGGCAGCTGGGTGAACAGCGGCCAGGTGCTGGCGACCGTCGATCGCTCGGTGCAGGCACAGACTGCGGCGTCGCTCGCCGCGAGCGTGCGGGTGGCGCAGGCCGACGCCGATCTCGCGCAGGCGCAGCTCGAACGCGCCAACCAGCTGGTCGATCGCGGCTTCATCTCGCGCGCCGACATCGATCAGCGCACCGCCACCCGCGATGCCGCAGTCGCGCGCGTCCGCGTCGCACAGGCGCAGCTTCAGGAAGCCCAGGCGCGCAACGGCCGTCTCGATATCCGCGCGCCCGCCGCCGGCCTGGTGCTGACCCGCGCGGTCGAGCCGGGCCAGATCGTCAGTTCGGGCAGCGGCGTTCTGTTCCGCGTCGCGATGGGTGGACAGATGGAGATGCGCGCGCAGTTGAGCGAAAGCGACCTCGCGCGCGTCAGCGTCGGCGTTCCCGCCGAGATCCAGCCTGTCGGTTCGGAGGAAACCTTTTCGGGCGAAGTCTGGCAGGTATCACCGGTGATCGATCCGCAGACGCGGCAGGGGATCGCGCGCATCGCCGTGCGTTACGATCGCGCGCTGCGTCCCGGGGGTTTCGCCAGCGCGCGCATCCAGACCGGCGCAACGACCGCGCCGATGCTCCCCGAATCGGCGGTGCTCAACGATCAGCAGGGCAGCTTCGTCTATATCCTCGATGCCGAGAACAAGGCGCAGCGGCGTCCGGTGACGGTCGGCGACGTGTCCGATGCCGGCGTCGCGATCGCCAGCGGCATTACCGGCACCGAACGCGTCGTGCTGACCGCCGGCGCGTTCCTGAACCCGGGGCAGAAGGTCGTGCCCACCCTCACCACGCTCAAGCGATAG
- the mnmA gene encoding tRNA 2-thiouridine(34) synthase MnmA, translated as MPIGDFQLPAPPQARRIVVAMSGGVDSSVVAALAAQTGAETIGVTLQLYDHGEATGRAGSCCAGRDIRDARAVCDRLGIAHYVFDHESSFRTQVIDDFADEYLAGRTPIPCVQCNMGPKFTDLFRLARDLGADCLATGHYVRRVEGPAGAELHRAIDPARDQSYFLFATTQEQLDYLRFPLGGLPKAEVRALAEAFGLTVAAKPDSQDICFVPDGDYASLVRKLRPDAVDGGEIVDLAGRVLGRHAGIIHYTVGQRRGLEIGGQAEPLYVVRLEPHTKRVVVGPKAALAVASARIERVNWIGGAHTGPLTVKVRSLARPVPARFDGATVAFEAPEYGVAPGQAAALYDGDRVLGGGWITATEPAAAMLAA; from the coding sequence ATGCCGATCGGGGATTTCCAGCTGCCCGCGCCGCCCCAGGCGCGCCGGATCGTCGTCGCCATGTCGGGCGGCGTCGACAGCTCGGTCGTCGCCGCGCTTGCCGCGCAGACCGGGGCAGAGACGATCGGCGTCACGCTGCAGCTGTACGACCATGGCGAGGCGACCGGACGCGCGGGCAGCTGCTGCGCGGGGCGCGACATCCGCGATGCGCGCGCGGTGTGCGACCGGCTCGGCATCGCGCATTATGTGTTCGATCACGAAAGCAGCTTTCGCACGCAGGTGATCGACGATTTCGCCGACGAGTATCTCGCCGGGCGCACGCCGATCCCATGCGTACAATGCAATATGGGTCCGAAGTTCACCGATCTGTTCCGGCTTGCCCGTGATCTGGGCGCCGACTGCCTCGCCACCGGTCATTATGTTCGCCGCGTCGAAGGTCCGGCCGGCGCCGAACTGCACCGCGCGATAGATCCGGCGCGCGACCAGAGCTATTTTCTGTTCGCGACGACGCAGGAACAGCTCGACTATCTGCGCTTTCCGCTCGGCGGCCTGCCCAAGGCGGAAGTCCGCGCGCTTGCTGAGGCGTTCGGGCTGACGGTCGCGGCCAAGCCCGACAGCCAGGACATCTGCTTCGTCCCCGACGGCGATTACGCGTCGCTGGTTCGCAAGCTGCGCCCCGATGCCGTCGATGGCGGCGAGATCGTCGATCTGGCGGGGCGGGTGCTGGGCCGGCATGCGGGCATCATCCACTACACCGTCGGCCAGCGCCGGGGTTTGGAGATTGGCGGTCAGGCCGAGCCGCTCTACGTCGTCCGGCTCGAGCCGCACACCAAGCGCGTGGTCGTTGGACCGAAGGCAGCGCTGGCGGTAGCATCGGCGCGGATCGAGCGGGTCAACTGGATCGGCGGCGCGCACACCGGACCGCTGACCGTCAAGGTCCGCTCACTGGCACGCCCGGTTCCTGCCCGCTTCGATGGCGCGACGGTGGCGTTCGAGGCGCCGGAATATGGCGTCGCCCCCGGTCAGGCAGCCGCGCTGTACGACGGCGACCGCGTGCTGGGCGGCGGCTGGATCACCGCGACCGAGCCTGCCGCCGCGATGCTCGCTGCCTAA